GTGACGACCACCTCGTGCCCGAGATCCTCGAGCAGCACCCAGGCCGGGGCGTCGGGGCCGACGTGGGCGGCGGTGTTGTCGAGGCAGGCGCGAGCTGCCGAGACGACCTCGTCGACGACGGAGGCGGGCAGCACGACCGGGGTGCCCGGCCCGGTGAAGGTGACCCGTGGGCCGACCGCGGCGGCGAGGGCCTCGCCGAGGTCGACAGGGCCGCTCCGCACGTCCCAGGCGCCGACCCGGACCCCGTCGCCCGCGAGACGGGCGGTCTCCTCGGCGACGGTGCGGGCGTCGTACTGCACGAGGCGGCGGAGCGCCACCTCCTGCTCCCCCGCGAGCCGGCCGAGCTCGGCCATCTCGCCGCCGGCCTCGAGACCGGTCCGCTGGACCAGCGCAAGCACCTGGAGCACCCCGTCGTGGACGACCCGCGCCAGCCGGGCCCGCTCGGTGAGGACGGCGGCGGTGCGCTCGGCCTCGGCGCGGAGCGTGGCGGCCTGACGGACCAGGTCGGCGGCGAAGCCGACGACGACCGCGGCGAGCAGGAGCAGGAAGATGTTGCCCCACGTCGCGCCGCTGGACACGGTGCGGACCGACAGGTCGGCGGCGGAGACCACGAGCGCCACCAGACCGCCCTGCCACCAGCCCCGCCCGACCGACCAGGCGAGCACCGAGGTCATCACCCAGAAGGTCGGCAGGGTCGAGGCGTGGCGCGCGAGCATCGCCTCGGACTGGACGAGCGGGGTCAGGAGCAGCAGCCCGACCGCGACGGCCAGGTCGACGGCGTACCACCGCCAGGTGCGGCGCGCCGGGGTGAGGTAGGCCCAGGAGGCGACCACCGACCAGACGGTCATCACCGCGAGGGCGACCCCGGCGAGCACCGGACGGGAGAACTCGTCGAAGCGCCCCAGGTTGAGGGCGACGGCGTAGGCGAGCACGATCGCGCGCAGCACGACCAGGGCTCGGAAGAGGTTGGCCTCGACGACCGACGCGGCCGACGGGCCCCCGATGCGGACGCTCAGCGCCGGACCCTGCTGGGCCATGGCGTCAGGACACCTTGCGGGCGGAGTCCTCGGAGCCCCCGGCGGTCGACCCCTTCCCGGCGGTCGCGGCCCTCTCCTTGTCGAGCGCCTTGGCGCGGGAGGCGTACATGTCGACGTACTCCTGGCCGGAGAGGTTCATGATCTCGTACATGATCTCGTCGGTCGCCGAGCGCAGGATGAAGCGGTCGTTCTCGAGGCCTTGGTAGCGGCTGAAGTCCAGCGGCTTGCCGAACCGCACCCGCGGGCGCGTCCAGTGGCCGAACTTCTTGCCGGGCGGCGCGACGATGTCGGTGCCGACGACCGCGACCGGGACGACCGGCACGCCGGTCTCGATGGCCAGGCGGGCCACGCCGGTCTTGCCGCGGTAGAGCTTGCCGTCGTGCGAGCGGGTGCCCTCGGGGTAGATGCCGAACATGTCCCCGCCGTGCAGCACGCGCTTGGCCGTGGTCAGGGCGCCGGAGGCGGCGTCACCGCTGGTGCGGTCGATCGGGACCTGGCCGGCGCCGGTGAAGAACATCTTCTGCAGCCAGCCCTTGAAGCCGGGCGTCGTGAAGTACTCCGCCTTCGCCACGAAGGTGACCTTGCGGTCCAGCGTGAGCGGCATGAACAGCCAGTCGGCGTAGGAGAGGTGGTTGCTGGCCAGGATGACCGGCCCCTCCTCGGGGACGTTCTCGATGCCCTCGACCTGCGGTCGGAAGACCAGCTTGAGCACCGGACCCAAGGCGATCCACTTCAGGAACCAGTAGAACAACCCACGCTCCTGTCTGACTCCGTGCTGACACCTCTCGGCCGGGACGGTTCACCCTAGCCTGCCTCTGGGGTGCGTGCGACGATGGCGGGCGTGACCTCACCGTCCTCTCCCACCGCACCGTTCCACGCCTCCGTGCCCGGTGCCGGCGTCGGCGTCCTGCTGGTCCACGGGTTCACCGGCAGCCCGGCCGCGATGCGGCCGTGGGCCGAGGACCTCCACGCCCGCGGCTACTCCGTCTCCCTGCCCCAGCTGCCCGGTCACGGCACGCGGTGGCAGGACCTCCAGGCGACGACGTACGACGACTGGTACGCCGAGGCGGGCACCGCGTTCGCCAAGCTCAAGGCCGAGCACGAGCACGTCGTGCTCTGCGGGCTGTCGATGGGCGGGCTGCTGAGCCTCGCGCTCGCGCAGGAGCACGGCCGCGACATCGCCGGCCTGGTCCTGGTCAACCCCGCGGTCGACAGCAACCGCAAGGACGTCAAGCTCCTGCCGGTGCTCAAGCACGTCGTGCCCGCCTTCCCGGCGATCGGCAACGACATCAAGAAGCCCGGCCAAGAGGAGCAGGCCTACCCGCGCACCCCGCTCAAGGCGGCCGCCTCGCTGTTCAAGGAGATGCCGCGGGTGCGCGAGCGGCTGGCCGAGATCACCCAGCCGCTGCTGATGTTCCGCTCCCGGGTCGACCACGTGCTCGACCCGTCGTCGGGTCGGGCGATCATGTCGCGCGTCTCCTCGCGCGACCTCGAGGAGGTCGTGCTCGAGGAGAGCTACCACGTGGCCACCCTCGACAACGACGCGCCGATGATCTTCGACCGCGCCTCCTCGTTCATCGCCCGCGTGACCTCTTGAGGCCCAGCCCGTGATGCCCGACAACCCCGCCGACCGTGACCCGGACGAGCCCGACGCCCCCCGCGAGGAGCCGGAGCTCGACTTCGAGGCCGAGTTCTCCCGCCTGATCGCCGACTGGGGACCGACCCCCGACGTCGAGGAGGTCCGCAAGGAGGCCCGCCCCTCTCCGCCGCCCGCCTCCTCCGACGACAGCCTCAAGCGACTGCTGCGCCAGGCGTGGCCCGACGAGCAGCCGACCCGTCCGGCCGCCGAGGACGAGGCCCACTTCGAGCCGCCGCCCCCGCCGCCGATCCCCCGTCCCGAGCCCCGCCGGCTCGCCGCCTGGATCGCCCTCTTCGGGGCCCCGATCCTGGGCCTGCTGCTCCTGATCAGCCCGCTCGCCATGCCGTCGTACGTCGGCTATGGGCTGTTCGTGTCGTTCGTCGGCGGCTTCGGCTACCTCGTCTGGACGATGGGCGCCGGCCGTGGCCACGACGGCTGGGACGACGGCGCGCGCCTCTGATCCGCCCCGCGGGGGCGGTCGGTAGTCCAAACTGAGGGGGCCTTATGTCCTCACCTCGGGGGATGTTCGCCCAAATCTGGACAAACGACCTTCTGGTCGAGTAGACGCTGGCCTAGCATTGCCACACTGGGGCCGGAGTATGCGCACTCCGCCCGCTGAATTTTCCTGGGGAGCCCGCATGTCGCCTCGCACCGTCACCGCGTGGCGCCCCCGTGTGCGGCGGGGTGAGCGTGGGGCCGTGGCGGTGGAGTTCGCCCTGGTCGTCCCCCTGCTCCTGCTGATCGTCTTCGGGATCATCCAGTACGGCTTGTACTTCTTCTCGATGCAGGGCGGTTCGGCAGCAGCCCGCGACGCAGCACGCGCGGCTTCCGTCGGCAAGATGGCCACGTGCGCTGAGTTCGTGCCGTGGGTCAAGGCGCGCGTAGGGTCGGCCAACTTCGGCGACGTCATCGACGTCAAGCGGGAGTACCCGGACGGGACGGGGATCGGCAAGCTGGTCAAGGTCACGGTGAGCTTCGACAGCCTCAACCTCCACTTCCCGTTGATCCCGGTCCCAGGGGATGGCGAGGTCTCCACGGTGGCGGACACGCGTGTCGAGTTCGAACCGACCACTCCCGAGGAGTGTTCATGAGGATTCGCTTCCAGCGTCATCGCGAGGACCGAGGAGCCATCGCCGTCATCGTGGCGATCAGCGCCACCCTCCTGTTCGTGCTGGCCGCGATGTCCGTGGACCTCGGCAACGCCTGGGCCCGTGCCCGGCAGTCCCAGAGCCAAGCGGACCTGGCAGCCCTGGCCGGCGGGCAGGAGCTGCCCGCGGGCGACTCAGCACACCAGCTGCAGATCGCACAGGTCGTGGCGGACTACCTCAACGACAACCGCATCAGCAGCGACCAGCCCAACGTCACCGCCAGCGCGCTGCAGGACGGGAACGACGCCAACGGCGAGATCTCCTTCCCCAAGGACACGCAGCTGAAGGTGGTGCCGCCGTTGTCGCAGGTGAACTTCGGCTTCGCCAGCGTGATCGGCGCGAACAACGTCAGCGTGGCGCGCACCGGCACGGTGGAGAAGCGGGCTCTGACCCCGAAGCCCGACAAGATCCTGCCGATGTGGCTGCCGGCCAGCTGTGTCTATGGCCCCGTCGAGGGCGACACCGACCCGCACACCTCACCCTCGGCGAGTCCGACCTACTCCCCTGCCTCGCAGGGCTTCACGGTCAGCACCCGGTTCCACGTCACGAACATCTCGGTGAACACGACCCCCTACGGCACGACCACAGGATCGATCGACGTCACGTTCTCGAACGAGAACACCGTCGCGCAGGGCACACCCGCCGCCCCGCTGAAGGGCGCCGTGATCTTCACCTTCGGTGCCCCCACGGCCTGGGCCGGCAACCCGACCGTCTACCCCGTCAACCTCGCCATCCCGGGCAAGGTCGGCTCCACGCCGGGCACCCAGACCGTGACGATCCCCGGCGTCGGTCCCGAGGTGACCTCGACCGTCGGCAAGTGGGAGGTGTGGGGCGCCCGCAACATCGTCGCCGGCACGCCCGTCCCCGGCACCACCGTCTTCAGCGCTGACCCCGGCCCGGCCTCGGCAACCGTGGGCAGCCAGAGCGAGCCGCTGGTCTTCGAGGTCACAGGTGGAGGTGGCGAGGTCGGCTGTGACGACTCGGAGCGTGGCAACTTCGGCCAGATCGACAGTCCTCGGACGGGTATGACCGCGATGAACAAGGCGTACGGCTACAACATCGCGCTGGGCCTGGACCACAAGCTCAAGGAGTTCGAGCCCAGCCTGGCCCTTCCCGGCGTCGACATCACCCTCAATCCGGAGTGCTACAGCGACGGCAATCCTGGTGGCGCCAAGATCGACAACACGGTGAGAGACGGCAACAACTGCATCTATGTCGAGGCCGGCAACGATCCGCCTTACCTGACCAACGGCCTCCTGTCAGGCATGACCGGAGGACCCGACGGGACGGTCAAGGGTCGCCTCTTCAGCGCGGACACAAGCCCGCTGTGCACGGCCAACGGAGACAAGCGGGCGCCTGCCAAGGCCGACGACGGCCACTTCCAGTGGTCCAAGATCAACCGGGACACCCTCTCCTGTTACCTCAAGCCCGGGGTCACCCTGGCCGACATCGCCAAGGACGGATCCGACTTCGACCTGCTGGACAAGTCGATCGAGGACTCGCCCCGGTTCTTCTACGTCCCGATCGTCTATGCCACCGATCGAACGGACAAGAAGTACATCGCGATCAAGCAGTTCGCCCCGGTCTTCCTCACCGACGAGACCCTGACCAGCGGCGCCACCGCGGACAACGGCGTCCAGATGAACACCGGCGGCACCCAGGTCTTCGCCGTCCAGGTCTTCGCCTTCAACTACAACGCCATCCCGGTCGACCCTGACGGGGAGGACGTGGAGTGGTTCGACGGTGGGCGAGCTGTCGTCCGGCTCGTCGACTGAGGCCCGCCGCTCAGTCGTCGTCGAGGTCGATGTGCTGCGGCTCCGCCGACCGTGGCGTGCTGCCCTGCGAGGAGGCACTGAGATAGAGACTGACTGCCTGGGCAAGTGAGCCGGCGGCAGTCGCCAGGTGCTGCTTGATCTCGGGGCTGGTCTCACGGAAGACGCGGATCGCCTGGCACACGGGGCAGTAGCGGCAGTCCTCCCCGTGGGCGAGGTGCGCGCCGAGGTCACGCACCTGCGCCCCCAGGTCGTCCGCGACCCCGCCGGCGTGCGCCGCGCCGGTGTCGCGGGCCCAGTCCTGCAGCGCCCCGAGGAGCTTGGCTGCCTCCTCGCCGACGGACCCGACCTCGTCGCGATCGTCGCTCATCCCGCCGCTCCCTCAGCGGGACGCAGGCGCACCCGGAGAGAGCCGTCCCGCAGCCGCGCCCCCGCGACCTCGGCGCCGCGGAGGGCGGTCGGGAGCGTCAGCACCCGGCGATAGGAGCCGACCGTGACGATCAGGTCGTCCGCGTGGCGCGCGAGGTCGATGTCGGACCGCGCGGTCAGCGGGAGTGACAGGACGAGCTCGGCGTCCGTCCCGTCGCGCTCGAGGCGGAACGGCTCGGGACCTGTCGGCAGCGCCAACGGGTCGTCGTCGCCGTAGACGTCGTCGCCGAGAGCGAGCAGCGCGGGGACTCCGGTGGGCTCCTCGGCCCGGTAGGCGGAGCGCCACACCGGCAGGTCGGCGAAGGACTCCTCGACCTCCTGGAGGACCACGCGCTGGGCGCGCACCCAGCCCTCGAGCCAGCCGTCCCCCTCCTCACCCGGGAAGACGCGGTTGGCGACGACCCCGTCGACGGCATAGCCGAACAGCGCGAGGGAGGTGTAGGTCCGCCGCGCCTCGGCGAGCACGACGCGTTCGGGGGTCAGC
This genomic window from Nocardioides marmoribigeumensis contains:
- a CDS encoding alpha/beta hydrolase encodes the protein MTSPSSPTAPFHASVPGAGVGVLLVHGFTGSPAAMRPWAEDLHARGYSVSLPQLPGHGTRWQDLQATTYDDWYAEAGTAFAKLKAEHEHVVLCGLSMGGLLSLALAQEHGRDIAGLVLVNPAVDSNRKDVKLLPVLKHVVPAFPAIGNDIKKPGQEEQAYPRTPLKAAASLFKEMPRVRERLAEITQPLLMFRSRVDHVLDPSSGRAIMSRVSSRDLEEVVLEESYHVATLDNDAPMIFDRASSFIARVTS
- a CDS encoding TadE/TadG family type IV pilus assembly protein, with the translated sequence MRIRFQRHREDRGAIAVIVAISATLLFVLAAMSVDLGNAWARARQSQSQADLAALAGGQELPAGDSAHQLQIAQVVADYLNDNRISSDQPNVTASALQDGNDANGEISFPKDTQLKVVPPLSQVNFGFASVIGANNVSVARTGTVEKRALTPKPDKILPMWLPASCVYGPVEGDTDPHTSPSASPTYSPASQGFTVSTRFHVTNISVNTTPYGTTTGSIDVTFSNENTVAQGTPAAPLKGAVIFTFGAPTAWAGNPTVYPVNLAIPGKVGSTPGTQTVTIPGVGPEVTSTVGKWEVWGARNIVAGTPVPGTTVFSADPGPASATVGSQSEPLVFEVTGGGGEVGCDDSERGNFGQIDSPRTGMTAMNKAYGYNIALGLDHKLKEFEPSLALPGVDITLNPECYSDGNPGGAKIDNTVRDGNNCIYVEAGNDPPYLTNGLLSGMTGGPDGTVKGRLFSADTSPLCTANGDKRAPAKADDGHFQWSKINRDTLSCYLKPGVTLADIAKDGSDFDLLDKSIEDSPRFFYVPIVYATDRTDKKYIAIKQFAPVFLTDETLTSGATADNGVQMNTGGTQVFAVQVFAFNYNAIPVDPDGEDVEWFDGGRAVVRLVD
- a CDS encoding lysophospholipid acyltransferase family protein — its product is MFYWFLKWIALGPVLKLVFRPQVEGIENVPEEGPVILASNHLSYADWLFMPLTLDRKVTFVAKAEYFTTPGFKGWLQKMFFTGAGQVPIDRTSGDAASGALTTAKRVLHGGDMFGIYPEGTRSHDGKLYRGKTGVARLAIETGVPVVPVAVVGTDIVAPPGKKFGHWTRPRVRFGKPLDFSRYQGLENDRFILRSATDEIMYEIMNLSGQEYVDMYASRAKALDKERAATAGKGSTAGGSEDSARKVS
- a CDS encoding TadE/TadG family type IV pilus assembly protein, with protein sequence MAVEFALVVPLLLLIVFGIIQYGLYFFSMQGGSAAARDAARAASVGKMATCAEFVPWVKARVGSANFGDVIDVKREYPDGTGIGKLVKVTVSFDSLNLHFPLIPVPGDGEVSTVADTRVEFEPTTPEECS
- the macS gene encoding MacS family sensor histidine kinase, with the translated sequence MAQQGPALSVRIGGPSAASVVEANLFRALVVLRAIVLAYAVALNLGRFDEFSRPVLAGVALAVMTVWSVVASWAYLTPARRTWRWYAVDLAVAVGLLLLTPLVQSEAMLARHASTLPTFWVMTSVLAWSVGRGWWQGGLVALVVSAADLSVRTVSSGATWGNIFLLLLAAVVVGFAADLVRQAATLRAEAERTAAVLTERARLARVVHDGVLQVLALVQRTGLEAGGEMAELGRLAGEQEVALRRLVQYDARTVAEETARLAGDGVRVGAWDVRSGPVDLGEALAAAVGPRVTFTGPGTPVVLPASVVDEVVSAARACLDNTAAHVGPDAPAWVLLEDLGHEVVVTVRDAGPGIPEGRLDEARGQGRLGVTESIAGRLRDLGGRAELTTGPSLGTEWELVIPRQDSDRPGGHR